A region from the Triticum aestivum cultivar Chinese Spring chromosome 3D, IWGSC CS RefSeq v2.1, whole genome shotgun sequence genome encodes:
- the LOC123079657 gene encoding uncharacterized protein, whose product MLNRGMGLTINFPCLIPWQTPISKLPFPLPVITKQRSCAAKPTMSTRGEMSPPGCRRTSPPAASLPDDDDMLREILLRLPPRPSSLPRASLVCKRWRSLVADPQFQCRFRDHHGKPPLIGFFLDSRPFVPILDPPDRIPEARFSMPPLESYRIIDCRHGLVLFLAHRMVRRLVLWDPVAREQRRLIFPPELDNAQMFFFNGAVRRPARRQGWHFQVALIARDALCTRVSVWLYSSETGAWGNINSLQLQSIQSMPQPSTLIGNSFCWLFTVDHGCVILEFDLDRQSLAVIELPPHIDMEIDFHKLWIMPSQGGGLGFVHLSQHFHAQLWKRAPASDGLAVWVPDRAVEFGELRSTCKGDFLTLVGFDEESNAILVLTASGVFMVYLQPMEFKKLSDPKSFCHHYPFACFYPAGTAIIDGHDGNEVLNNM is encoded by the exons ATGCTAAACAGAGGAATGGGACTTACAATCAATTTCCCATGTCTAATCCCTTGGCAAACTCCCATCTCTAAACTCCCATTCCCTCTCCCTGTTATTACTAAACAGAGGAGTTGCGCTGCTAAGCCTACCATGAGCACGAGAGGGGAGATGTCTCCCCCCGGCTGCCGCCGCACCTCCCCGCCGGCCGCCTCTCTGCCAGACGACGACGACATGCTCCGGGAGATTCTCCTCCGCCTGCCCCCGCGGCCTTCCTCCCTCCCCCGGGCCTCCCTCGTCTGCAAGCGTTGGCGCAGCCTCGTCGCGGATCCCCAATTCCAGTGCCGCTTCCGCGACCACCACGGCAAGCCTCCTCTCATTGGCTTCTTCCTCGATTCCCGTCCGTTTGTTCCGATTCTGGATCCACCGGATCGCATCCCCGAAGCTCGCTTCTCCATGCCTCCCCTCGAGAGCTACCGCATCATCGACTGTCGCCACGGGCTCGTCCTTTTCCTCGCCCACAGGATGGTGCGCCGCTTAGTTTTGTGGGACCCCGTCGCGCGCGAGCAGCGCCGGCTGATCTTCCCGCCGGAGCTGGACAACGCCCAGATGTTCTTCTTCAACGGGGCCGTGCGTCGCCCTGCCCGCCGCCAAGGATGGCATTTCCAGGTGGCCCTGATAGCCCGTGACGCATTGTGCACAAGAGTTTCGGTATGGCTTTACTCCTCAGAGACCGGGGCATGGGGCAACATCAACTCGCTGCAGCTGCAATCGATTCAGTCTATGCCACAACCCAGCACTTTGATTGGGAATTCCTTTTGCTGGTTATTTACCGTGGATCATGGCTGTGTCATACTTGAGTTTGATCTTGATAGGCAGAGCCTAGCTGTGATAGAGCTGCCACCACACATAGATATGGAAATCGACTTTCACAAGTTATGGATTATGCCCTCCCAGGGTGGTGGGCTTGGCTTCGTCCATCTCTCACAACACTTCCACGCCCAATTATGGAAGAGAGCGCCTGCTTCTGATGGTTTGGCTGTATGGGTGCCCGACAGAGCTGTTGAATTCGGGGAACTTAGATCAACTTGCAAGGGCGACTTTCTCACTTTGGTTGGGTTTGACGAGGAGAGTAATGCAATCCTTGTGCTGACAGCTTCTGGTGTCTTCATGGTCTATCTCCAGCCAATGGAGTTCAAGAAACTTTCTGATCCAAAGTCCTTCTGTCACCATTATCCATTTGCATGTTTCTATCCTGCAG GTACTGCCATTATTGATGGACATGATGGAAATGAAGTCTTGAACAATATGTGA